The DNA sequence CTCTTATCTTTCACTTCTGTTTCTAAGCATAGCGGTCAACTTTACGGCGGGAGCGGCTCTTCAGGAAGAAGGGCGGTCTCTGGCGCATAAAAAGAAGCTGCTTATCTTTGCCATAGCGGCAAATCTGCTTATGCTCGGCTACTTCAAGTATGTCGATTTTTTTATTTACCATGTCAATTTTTTCTTCAATATGGATGTTTTGGCGAAAAACATTTTGCTGCCCTTGGGAATCAGTTTTTATACCATAACCCAAATTGCCTACCTTATTGACAGCTACGAGGGTGTCGTAAAAGAGCAAAACATGCTGACATATTCGGTGTTTGTAACGTTTTTTCCGCATCTGCTAATAGGCCCCATCATCCATCACAAGCAAATGATACCGCAGTTTGAAAGCATGAGGGCAAAACTACCGAGCTACAAAAATCTTTCATTGGGCGTTTTTTTGTTCGCTATAGGGTTGTTCAAAAAGGGCGTTATCGCCGACGAACTGAAACCTTACGCGGACATCGTTTATGACACCCTGTCTCACCCGAGCTTTTTTGAAAGTTGGATTGGCTCAACGGCGTACACTCTTCAATTGTATTTTGATTTTTCAGGCTATTCAGATATGGCGGTGGGAAGCGCTATGCTTTTCAACATAAAACTTCCGATCAACTTCAATTCGCCATATAAGGCAAAAGGCTTGATTGAGTTCTGGCAGAGATGGCACATGTCGTTCACAATCTTCATCTTCACCTATATTTACGCTCCAATTCTGCGCAGCATGAAAAAGATAACCTTTTCCGGGGCGATATTTGCCATGACTGTAACTCTCATCATTGCCGGGGTTTGGCACGGAGCGGCGTTCGGATTCATGCTTTTTTACTTGATACACTCCGGCGGATTGGTTGTCAACCACATGTGGCGTAAATACAAGGTGTTCACATTGCCAAGCCATCTCGCATGGTTGTTGACTTTTAATGTGATCATAGTCTCTTTAGTTCCATTTCGTGCGGTAACTCTTATCGATACCATAAAGGTGTACAAAGGCATGCTTGGGTTAAACGGCATTGTATTTCCCAAGATTGCCCAGTTGGATTCGATTTACGACTACTTCCGCGTGGAGCATTCCGGGCGTCTTTCCTTCTCGGGTGTTGAAGTAATGCATTATATGCTTATATTTCCGATACTTGTTTTCACCATTCTTTTCATTAAAAACAGCAACGAATTGGCTGAAAAAATGAAATTCAATCTCACCAATTGTTTGTTTACAACCCTCACGCTGATTTATGCGTTGCTTCATGGCAAACATGTCTCGGAATTCCTTTATTTTCAGTTTTAAATTATGAAGCCAAAAACCTGGTTTTGGAGTGTTATTATGCTGGCCGGGGGGGTTGTCCTCTCCGTATTCACCCTGAACTATTTCTTTGATCCGTTTAATTTCCGCGGCACAAATGACATTCTCGCCGAAAAAAAGATGGTTGGGAATATTATGAACGGCAAGCTGTTTAGTATAGTTGAATTCAATCATTCACCGCCGGTGCGCAACTTTATTTTTGGTGACAGCAGATCTGGCGGCTTAAATGTTGATACGTTTAAAAATGAAGGGATGGGTAACTTTTACAATTTAAGTTTAGGCGGAGGAACCTTATATGAGGAAAGAGACCTTTTCTGGTGGATAGCCTCCCGCCAGCGCATAGATTCGGTTGTTTTTTCCATATCCTTTCTTGCGTACACGAAGAGGTATTCGTCGAACATCATCCCGGAGATGGTGCAATTATTGAACGAGCCATCCAAGTATTACACAAGCATGTTCACAGCCAAGTCCAGTTTCCAGCTTATCAGGTTACTTCTGGAGGATCGGCCCGCCGAAACCAATCTGGAAGACAAGGATAAGTTATGGAATAGGGCATTATCTACGGCAGATACAATGCTGTATGGATACGAAAGACCGAATGATTTGTACCGCGAATTTGCCCGGATTGTTGCCTATTGCCGCGAGCATAATATCGCGATTGTCCTTTTTATCCCGCCTGTTCACGTCGACGTTCAAAAGCGAATAGAGAAACATAATCTTTTGAGGGAATACAACATTTTTAAAAATGACATGATTAATTTGGGCCCTGAAGTGGTTGATTTTGACACCGTGAATAACATTACGGAAGACAGGAACAAGTGGGCCGATCCGCAACATTTAGCGGACGACAAAAGTTTTCAGATACTAACGCATGCTATTGTCTCCGCTTTTAAAAAAACAAAAGGCAATACAACACATTGAAGATTCCAATAGGTGGGGCTTCCTGGCATTTCCCCAATGATTGGGGCATTTTTAATGTGCGTTTCCTTAAACCAAAGTGAAAAAGCGCCGCCTTAAAAAAAGCGTTCGGCTTCCCATGCCGCCGCCGACGAAGGTAAAACCTTCGGCCAAGCTCTACAGCCGGAAGAAAAAGCCCGCCGCGCGCGGCAATGGCCTTTGATCCGGGGGCGGGGGGAATGAATCAGTCTTCGATTTTCCGGATGCAGTTATCGAACCATGCACACTTTTCGTTGGTGCAGTCGGGGATGCGGAGGTAGCAGTCGGTATAGCCTTCCGCGATCTGGATTGTCCAGATAAGGTCTTCTTTCTTCTCGTATTTCTGAACGGACTGGATGCCCATTGCCTTCGCGATCTCGCGGATTTCGTCGAGCGTCATCGGTGTTTCCCCCTGTTTGTCAAATCCGGCCTATCCCCAAAACGTTACAATTGTAACATGGGCGGGGGAGTTATTTCCCAAACAAAAGAGTTTCAACTCCGCAATTTCGCCAGCGATTCGATGAACGGCGCCCGTGCCACCCCTTTTTCGGTGATGATGGCGGCGATGTATTCGTTGGGGGTCACGTCGAACGCCGGGTTGAGTATCCGCACGCCGTCCGGGGCGACCTGCCGGTTGCCGATGTGGCTCACCTCGCGGGTGTCGCGTTCCTCAATCGGGATGTGGGTGCCGTCCGGGATGTTGAAATCGATGGTGGAAAGGGGGGCCGCCACATAGAACGGGATGTTGTGGGTCTTGGCCAGCACCGCCACCGAGTAGGTGCCGATCTTGTTGGCGGTATCGCCGTTGCGGGCGATACGGTCCGCGCCGACGATCACTTTATTGATGGCCCCTTTCTTCATGAAGTAGCCGGCCATGTTGTCGGTGATGAGGGTCACGTCGATCCCCTCCTTTTTCAGTTCCCATGCGGTCAGGCGCGCCCCCTGCAAAAAGGGGCGGGTTTCATCGGCGAAAACCTTGATGTTTTTCCCGGCGAGGTGGGCGGCCTTGATGACGCCGAGCGCGGTGCCGAAATGCCCCGCGGTGGCCAGTGCCCCGGCGTTGCAGTGGGTAAGCACGGTGTCGCCGTCCGCCAGCAGCGCGCCGCCGTTGTTCCCCATGGTTTCGTTGATGAAGAGGTCTTCCACCAGTATTTTTTCCGCTTCGGTGACAAGCGCCTGCTTCAGCGCCGCCACCGGGCCATTATGGGCCGCCGCCACGCGGCGCATCCGGTCCACCGCCCAGAAGAGGTT is a window from the Nitrospinota bacterium genome containing:
- a CDS encoding MBOAT family protein; this encodes SYLSLLFLSIAVNFTAGAALQEEGRSLAHKKKLLIFAIAANLLMLGYFKYVDFFIYHVNFFFNMDVLAKNILLPLGISFYTITQIAYLIDSYEGVVKEQNMLTYSVFVTFFPHLLIGPIIHHKQMIPQFESMRAKLPSYKNLSLGVFLFAIGLFKKGVIADELKPYADIVYDTLSHPSFFESWIGSTAYTLQLYFDFSGYSDMAVGSAMLFNIKLPINFNSPYKAKGLIEFWQRWHMSFTIFIFTYIYAPILRSMKKITFSGAIFAMTVTLIIAGVWHGAAFGFMLFYLIHSGGLVVNHMWRKYKVFTLPSHLAWLLTFNVIIVSLVPFRAVTLIDTIKVYKGMLGLNGIVFPKIAQLDSIYDYFRVEHSGRLSFSGVEVMHYMLIFPILVFTILFIKNSNELAEKMKFNLTNCLFTTLTLIYALLHGKHVSEFLYFQF
- the mtnA gene encoding S-methyl-5-thioribose-1-phosphate isomerase, coding for MIKTVEFVENGHVALIDQRLLPTEEVIVTCATYQELAEAIRNMTVRGAPAIGVSAAGGCALGARRIATDNLAAFKTEFEEICRVIAGTRPTAVNLFWAVDRMRRVAAAHNGPVAALKQALVTEAEKILVEDLFINETMGNNGGALLADGDTVLTHCNAGALATAGHFGTALGVIKAAHLAGKNIKVFADETRPFLQGARLTAWELKKEGIDVTLITDNMAGYFMKKGAINKVIVGADRIARNGDTANKIGTYSVAVLAKTHNIPFYVAAPLSTIDFNIPDGTHIPIEERDTREVSHIGNRQVAPDGVRILNPAFDVTPNEYIAAIITEKGVARAPFIESLAKLRS